Proteins found in one Equus przewalskii isolate Varuska chromosome 20, EquPr2, whole genome shotgun sequence genomic segment:
- the LOC139077807 gene encoding acidic leucine-rich nuclear phosphoprotein 32 family member A: MDMDKRIHLELRNRTPSDVKELVLDNCRSNEGKIEGLTDEFEELEFLSTINVGLTSVANLPKLNKLKKLELSDNRISGGLEVLAEKCPNLTHLNLSGNKIKDLSTIEPLKKLENLKSLDLFNCEVTNLNDYRENVFKLLPQLTYLDGYDRDDKEAPDSDAEGYVEGLDDDEEDEDEEEYDEDAQVVEDEEDEEEEEEGEEEDVSGEEEEDEEGYNDGEVDDEEDEEDLGEEERGQKRKREPEDEGEDDD; the protein is encoded by the coding sequence ATGGACATGGACAAACGGATTCATTTAGAGCTGCGGAACAGGACGCCCTCTGATGTGAAAGAGCTCGTCCTGGACAACTGTCGGTCGAATGAAGGCAAAATCGAAGGCCTCACAGATGAATTTGAAGAACTGGAGTTCTTAAGTACAATCAACGTAGGCCTCACCTCAGTCGCAAACTTACCAAAGTTAAACAAACTTAAGAAGCTTGAACTAAGCGATAACAGAATCTCAGGGGGCCTGGAAGTATTGGCAGAAAAGTGTCCGAACCTCACGCATCTAAATTTAAGTGGCAACAAAATTAAAGACCTCAGCACAATAGAGCCACTGAAAAAGTTAGAAAACCTCAAGAGCTTAGACCTTTTCAATTGTGAGGTAACCAACCTGAATGACTACCGAGAAAACGTGTTCAAGCTCCTCCCGCAGCTCACGTACCTCGACGGCTACGACCGGGACGACAAGGAGGCCCCCGACTCGGACGCCGAGGGCTACGTGGAGGGCCTGGACGACGACGAGGAGGATGAAGACGAGGAAGAGTATGATGAAGATGCTCAGGTAGTGGAGGacgaggaggacgaggaggaggaggaggaaggtgaagaggaggatgtgagtggagaggaggaggaggatgaagaaggTTATAATGACGGGGAAGTAGATgatgaggaagatgaagaagatcTTGGTGAAGAAGAAAGGGGTCAGAAGCGAAAACGAGAACCTGAAGATGAGGGAGAAGATGATGACTAA